The segment CGCTCCCCGCATACGGGGATGGCCCCACGGACGTCGACTGGTTCTACCTCAGCCCATCGATCGAGTTCGGCGGGGTGATCGACGATCAGCGCCGCGGACTACGAGCTGGCGTTCATGGACGAGGTCGACTCACCCAGCACCATCGGCCACAGTTCACCGTGGGGCACTGATCGCCGAGAGTTTATGGGGTGGTGGGCCGGGTGGCGACGGCGATGCGGCGCGCCGCCTCCGCCACCCGTGCGGGTGAGGTCGCCAGGTTGAGGCGCGCGAACCCGTCGCCGGGCTGTCCGAACGTGGGGCCGTTGGCGAGCGCGACCCGACCGCGTGCCAGGAACGTCGCCGCCGGGTCCTCGCCGAGGTCCAACGCGCGGCAGTCCAACCAGGCCAGGTACGTCGCCTGCGGCGGTTGGTAGCCGACGTCGGGCAGCAGCCGGTGGAGCTCGGTGGCGAGGAGGTGACGGTTGTGGTCCAGTTCGTGGAGCAGCTGCGTGAGCCACTCCTCGCCCTTGTCGAACGCGGCCTCGGAGGCGAGGATCCCGAGGAGGGATGCCTTCATGCTGTCCTCGGGGGGTATCGCGACGTCGTGGGTGGCCTCGGGGCCGGGTACCACGAGGGCGGTCTTGAGGCCGGCGAGGTTCCAGGCCTTGGACGCGGAGACCATCGTCACGGAGCGCGCGGCGGCGGGGGAGTCGAGGGTCGCGAACGGCGTGTGCGTGGCCTCGGGGTAGGTCAGCGGTGCGTGGATCTCGTCGACGATGACCCGCACCCCGAAGGTGTCGGCGAGGGCCGCCACGGTCGAGAGCTCCTCGCGGGTGTGCACCACCCCGGTCGGGTTGTGCGGACTGCACAGCAGATACACCTCAACCCCGGCCGCGAAGTCACGCTCCAACCGGTCGAGGTCGATCCGGAACCCGGCACCCAGAGGGCTCTGGATGATCTGTCGGTCGATGCGGTTCAACCACTCGAAGAACGGCGGATAGGCCGGGGTGTTGACCAGGACCCGCGCACCGGGTTCGGTCAGGGCCCGCACCGTGGACACGACCCCACTCATCACGTCCGCGACCAGGTGCATCGGCGCCGGGGCCGGCTGCCACCCCCATCGGCGGGCCGCGAACCCCGCGAACGCCTCGGGCAGGTTCCCGGCGTGGGCGTACCCGGTGTCGCCACGGTCGACCGCCTCGCGCAGCACGGCGGCGATCGGTTCGGCGAGCGGCGTGTCCATCTCCGCGACCCACACCGGCAGCACGTCCGACGGGTAGGTCTGCCACTTCACGCTCCGTCGCCGCCGCAACTGCGCGGCAGTGATCGCGTCCAGAATTCCCATTCCGTCCCCCTTAGAGCTCCGATGGACCCTATACCCCGATTCTCGCTCCATCTCCCGCCCGGGTGAGGCGCGCAGCGGAGTACTCGAAGCTCAACCAGGACACCACCGCGACAGTGCCCATCGCGGCAGGGAGTAACCAGAGCGGGCCGCCGGGCCAAGGCCGCCCGAGGAAGGTGAGCCCAAGGACTGCCAGGGGCACCACGGAGGCCAGAACTCCGAGGGTTGTCGCCATGACAGTGATCATCAAAGACTCGCGTCGGAGTACGGATCGAACCTGCTTCGCCGTCATCCCCAGGGATCGCAGGGTCGCGACCTCGGTACCGCGCTGCAGTGTCTCCGCGATCAGGCGGTTCGTCACCGACAGCAGTACGTAGGCGAGCAGACTGAGTAGGACGACAAAGTTGATCATTACGGTGGCGGGGAGCTGGGGTCCGTCACTTCCCCGTGACGCGCCTCCGTCGGTGAGGGAGGTGACGCCCGCACCCGGATAGCCCGCGACAAGCCGGTCCAGGGTCTCGTCGGTGGTCGTCCCCTCTCCGGGCTCCGAGCGGACCAGCAGGTGTTCGGGAAGGTCAGCCGTGACGTGACCCGCCGTGAGCTCCGGCGAGAGGGTGACCGGAGGAAAACCGATACCTCGGTCGTACAGGGCGACCACCTCGACGGTGACCTCCTCGCCGTCCCCGAGAGTGAAGGTCGTCTCGTCCCCGAGCTCCGCTCCCAGGATCCGAGCGAACGCGGACCCAAGCGCTACGGCGGAACCGTCCAGGTCGGAGAGCCGCCCCTCCCGCACATCGAGGTCGAGCACCTCCTCCGCGCCCGCGTCCACCACGTGCGCCGGCTGTTCGAGGAGCTCCCCGTCGACCTCGCCAAGGAGGTCAAGCGGCCACACCGTCTGTGTGGCGGACACCTCCACCGCCGCGGCGACCGACGGCGCCTCCCGAATCGCGGCGGCGAGGTCGGGGGGAACCCCGCCAAGGCCCTCGGCGGTGACCATGTGCTCGGCCAGTGTCCCCCCGGCGCTCTCCTCTGTCCCGGCCGCGAGCACGGTGAATTGCGCGTAGCCCTGACCGAGGACGAACGTCACCACCATCGCGAGCGCTGCCACGGCGCCACCGACGCTGGTCGCGTTACCGTGCAGGTTCCGTACGGCGAGCCAGGTCAGGGGAGACGCGGATGGGCGCAGGCGACGCATCACCATGTCGGTGATCCGACTGACCAGGGTCGGCCCGGCCAGTACGAGGCCGACGGCCGCGACGAGGCTCGCAAGGCCGGTAGCCGCGGCGGTGACTTCGTGGGCCAGGACGACGGGAGGGAGGGCCATCAGGACGGAGAGAGCGAGCAGGCCGCCTCCGACCCGGGTGCGCCAGGGCCGAGGGGACCGCGGTTCCATCGCCGTCTCCGCGAGTGCCTCGACCGGGGCGGCCCGCGACACCCTTCGTGACGCGACGGCTGACGCCAGCCACACCGTGAGGAGGAGAAGGACGCAGGTCAGCAGCGCGGGAAGTGGGCTTACGGCCATCGGAAGCTGGCCGGGGACGAGCCCGTGCTCCGAGAGCGTCGAGAACAGCGGTGATGACGCTGTGTAACCGGCGGCGATTCCGAAGGGAAGCGCGAGGACCGAAACGGCCAGGCTGGGCAGTGTGACGAGACGGCGAACCTGTTGCGGTGTGGCCGCGATCGTCCGCAGTAACGCCAGTTCGCGGCGTTGGGCGGCCACGGATACGGAGAGCGCGCCCCCGATCGAGAAGCCGACGACGATCAGCACGACACCGCTGAGCGATCCGGCGAGGCCGAGCAGCAGGGGGCCCGCCGCGGCGGCCCGTGGTGACTCGGCGTCGCCCCTGTCCGACCCGGTGCGCACCACCAACGCCTCGTCCCGCTCACTCCCGACTTCCGTGCGAATCGCCTCGGCGAGCGCGTCGTCGGAGACGTCCGGGGCGGCCCGGACCCCGATCGTGTCCACGGTGTCCGCGCGCGGTCCCTCGTCCCGTCGTGCGTGGTCCGTGGCTGAAGCGTCGTCGAACAGGATCGACGTGACCTGAGTGTCGACGACTCCGGCCAGTCGATATCCGCGGGTGTCGCCGTTGACCACGAGGGTGAGGTCGTCGCCGATCTCGGTGTGGGCGGCGTCCGCCGTCGTGGCGTCCAGCACGACCTCGTCGCTCCCTCGGGGCGGGGCCCCCTTCAGTTCCGGGGAGTCGAGGAGGGCGACGGATGACCAGTTCCGTCCGGTGGAGAGGGGATCCGCCGCCGAGATCGTGCCGTCGGTGGTGACCACCGTCGCGGGGAAGGCGACGTCGCCCACAGCGGTCTCCACCTCGGGTAGCGCGGCCACGTCCGCGACGAGCGCGGCGGGAAGCCCACGGCGCTCGGGAAGCATCACGTCGAGTCCGTCCTGCCGGGGCAGGACCTGTTCCGCCGCGATGACGGCGTCGGCGTGCGGCATGCGTTCGATCGGCATGTGCGACCGAAGGGCCGTGTCGGCGAGAACGCCCCCCACGGTGGTGAACAGGGCGCCGCCCGCGACCGCCAGCGCCACGGCGACCAGCCCGCCCGCGAGTCCCCGGGAGAGTCGCGACCACAGGGGCGGCCGCCGCCCGAATCGGGGTTTCCGATCCGTCCGCGACGCCTTGGGGGGGCTCGCCTCCGGGCCGTGAGCGTTGGGGGGCACGATGACCGAGGCGATGTCGGAGGACATGTCAGTTCCGTTCCAGGGAGGCGAGCCGCCGGTTCAACGCGTCGGCGTCGGAGCCGTGGAGGACGTCGGCGATGCGGCCGTCGGACATGACGGCGGTGGAGTGAGCGTTGACGGCGGCTTTGACGTCGTGGGTCACCATCACGACGGTCTGGCCGAGTTCGTCCACGATGCCGCGAAGGAGCGCCAGGATCCCTCGCGCCCTCGCGGAGTCGAGCGCCCCGGTGGGCTCGTCGGCGAACACGATGTCGGGCCGCGCGGCCAGAGCGCGGACGATCGCGACTCGCTGCTGCTGGCCCCCGGAGAGTTCTCCCGGCCGGCGGTGCAGCCGGTCACCGACACCGACGAGTCGGACGAGTTCCTCCAGCCACTCGCGGTCCGGAGGTCGGCCGGCGAGGCGGAGGGGCAGGGTGATGTTGTCCTCTGCCGTCAGGGTCGGGAGCAGGTTGTAGGACTGGAAGACGAATCCGACCCGGTCGCGACGGAAGTGGGTGAGCTCGGGTTCCTTGAGGGAGCTCACGGTGGTGTCACCGATCGTGACCGTTCCCGAGGTAGTCCGGTCCAGGCCGGAGGCACAGTGCAGGAGCGTCGTCTTGCCTGATCCGGAAGGGCCCATCACCGCGAGGAACGAGCCCTGGTCGACCCGCAAGGACACGCCGGACAGCGCGGCGACGACCTCCTCTCCGTCCACGTACTCGCGGTGGACCGAACGCAGTGTCAGCGCGGGCCGTGTCCCCGAGACCTGTGCCGCGGCCGGTCGAC is part of the Spiractinospora alimapuensis genome and harbors:
- a CDS encoding MalY/PatB family protein; translation: MGILDAITAAQLRRRRSVKWQTYPSDVLPVWVAEMDTPLAEPIAAVLREAVDRGDTGYAHAGNLPEAFAGFAARRWGWQPAPAPMHLVADVMSGVVSTVRALTEPGARVLVNTPAYPPFFEWLNRIDRQIIQSPLGAGFRIDLDRLERDFAAGVEVYLLCSPHNPTGVVHTREELSTVAALADTFGVRVIVDEIHAPLTYPEATHTPFATLDSPAAARSVTMVSASKAWNLAGLKTALVVPGPEATHDVAIPPEDSMKASLLGILASEAAFDKGEEWLTQLLHELDHNRHLLATELHRLLPDVGYQPPQATYLAWLDCRALDLGEDPAATFLARGRVALANGPTFGQPGDGFARLNLATSPARVAEAARRIAVATRPTTP
- a CDS encoding ABC transporter permease, yielding MSSDIASVIVPPNAHGPEASPPKASRTDRKPRFGRRPPLWSRLSRGLAGGLVAVALAVAGGALFTTVGGVLADTALRSHMPIERMPHADAVIAAEQVLPRQDGLDVMLPERRGLPAALVADVAALPEVETAVGDVAFPATVVTTDGTISAADPLSTGRNWSSVALLDSPELKGAPPRGSDEVVLDATTADAAHTEIGDDLTLVVNGDTRGYRLAGVVDTQVTSILFDDASATDHARRDEGPRADTVDTIGVRAAPDVSDDALAEAIRTEVGSERDEALVVRTGSDRGDAESPRAAAAGPLLLGLAGSLSGVVLIVVGFSIGGALSVSVAAQRRELALLRTIAATPQQVRRLVTLPSLAVSVLALPFGIAAGYTASSPLFSTLSEHGLVPGQLPMAVSPLPALLTCVLLLLTVWLASAVASRRVSRAAPVEALAETAMEPRSPRPWRTRVGGGLLALSVLMALPPVVLAHEVTAAATGLASLVAAVGLVLAGPTLVSRITDMVMRRLRPSASPLTWLAVRNLHGNATSVGGAVAALAMVVTFVLGQGYAQFTVLAAGTEESAGGTLAEHMVTAEGLGGVPPDLAAAIREAPSVAAAVEVSATQTVWPLDLLGEVDGELLEQPAHVVDAGAEEVLDLDVREGRLSDLDGSAVALGSAFARILGAELGDETTFTLGDGEEVTVEVVALYDRGIGFPPVTLSPELTAGHVTADLPEHLLVRSEPGEGTTTDETLDRLVAGYPGAGVTSLTDGGASRGSDGPQLPATVMINFVVLLSLLAYVLLSVTNRLIAETLQRGTEVATLRSLGMTAKQVRSVLRRESLMITVMATTLGVLASVVPLAVLGLTFLGRPWPGGPLWLLPAAMGTVAVVSWLSFEYSAARLTRAGDGARIGV
- a CDS encoding ABC transporter ATP-binding protein, with protein sequence MTDADLSATALDLGPTRHATPDSRPAAAQVSGTRPALTLRSVHREYVDGEEVVAALSGVSLRVDQGSFLAVMGPSGSGKTTLLHCASGLDRTTSGTVTIGDTTVSSLKEPELTHFRRDRVGFVFQSYNLLPTLTAEDNITLPLRLAGRPPDREWLEELVRLVGVGDRLHRRPGELSGGQQQRVAIVRALAARPDIVFADEPTGALDSARARGILALLRGIVDELGQTVVMVTHDVKAAVNAHSTAVMSDGRIADVLHGSDADALNRRLASLERN